CGAACTGTGAACCCGCGCACCGATATCGACGTCGGCGAGCCGGTCACCGGTCCGCAGCACACGGACCCGGCGGCGCCCACCGCGGCGCTGAGGCGGGTGCGCCCGGCCGTCCGGATCGCCGGTATGTCCGCGGTCCTGCGCCTGTCCGCACTGCTGACACTGGCCGCCCTCGCGGTCGCCATCGTCGTGCTGTTCGCGGTGGATATCTCGGTCGGTGACTATCACATCGCGCTCGGCCGCGTCGTGGATGTGCTGACCGGCGGCGGCACCCGCTCCCAGCGCTATGTCATCACGCAATCGCGGCTGCCGCGCGCGGTGACCGCGCTGGTGGCCGGCGCGGCGCTCGGCATCGCCGGGGCCATCACCCAGTCGATCCTGCACAACCCGCTGGCCAGTCCCGATGTCCTCGGGATCACCTCGGGCGCGAGCTTCGCCGCCGTCGCCGTGCTGGCCGGGGTTGGCGGGACCGCCACCGGAATCATTGCCTCCCTGGGTGTTCCGCTCGCCGCATTGGCGGGCGGCCTGCTCACCGCGGCGATCATCGGAGTACTCGCGCTGGGACGTGGCGGCTCCGGCGATACCGGGCTGGGCGGTATGCGCTTCATTCTCATCGGCATCGGCGTGAACGCTCTGCTGCTGGCGGGCATCAACTGGCTGATCACCCGCGCCAGCCTCGACGACGCGTCACGGGCGCAGCTGTGGCTCACCGGATCGCTCAACGGCGCGGACTGGCCCAGGACCACGGCGGCGGTCGCCGGCCTGGTCGTGGTGGTCGTCATCGCCGCCGGTTCGGCCCGCACACTGGCCGCATTGCGTTTCGGCTCCGACACCACCCGCGCGCTGGGTGTGCGAGTGCAGACTCAGCAGATGGTCCTGATCGGCGCGGCGGTGATGGCCGCGGCCCTGGCGACGGCCGCGGTCGGCCCGCTCGCCTTCGTCGGGCTCGCGGCACCCCAGATCGCCCGCCGGCTCCTGCGCACCCCGGGCGAGCCGGTGATCGGTTCGGCGCTGACCGGTGCGGTGATCGTGATCGCCGCCGATGTCGCCGCCCGCACCGTCGTACCCGTCGACCTGCCGGTCGGCCTCGTCACCGCCGCGTTCGGCGGTCCGTTCCTGCTGCTGCTGTTGATCCGCGTGAACCGGAAGGCGACCCTGTGACCACCCGAACCTCGGACCGGATCACCACCGACGAATCCACCGACCGGCCGGCCCACCGCCTCGCCGCCGACGGGGTGACCCTCGGCTACGGCGGCCGGATCATCGTCGACGGCCTGAGCGTCGATATCGAGCCCGGTCTGATCACCACCGTCATCGGCCCGAACGGCTGCGGTAAGTCCACCCTGCTGCGCGGACTCGGCCGGCTGCTGCGCCCGAACGCGGGCCGGGTCCTGTTGGACGGCAAGGCTATCGCGACCATGAAGACTCGGGAGGTGGCCCGCATCGTGGGCATGCTCCCACAGACACCGGTCGCGCCCGAGGGCCTCACCGTCGCAGATCTGGTCGCGCGCGGGCGCCATCCCCATCAGTCCTGGCTGCGGCAGTGGTCGGGTGACGACGAATCCGAGGTCGCTCACGCACTCGCTCAGACCGGGGTGTCCGATCTGGCCGACCGCACCCTCGACGAGCTGTCCGGCGGACAGCGGCAGCGGGCCTGGATCTCGATGGCGCTGGCTCAGGGCACCGACATCCTGCTGCTCGACGAACCGACCACCTACCTCGATCTCGCGCATTCGCTCGAGGTGCTCGATCTGGTCGACCGGTTGCACGACGATCTGGGCCGGACCGTGGTGATGGTGCTGCACGATCTGAATCTGGCCATCCGCTACAGCGATCGCTTGATCGTCATGCGCGAGGGCCGCATCGTCGCCCAGGGCTCCCCCGGCGACGTCATCGACGCCGACCTGTTGCACACCGTCTTCGGCCTGCGCGCCGAGGTGCACACCGACCCGGTGTCGGAACGGCCGATGATCGTCCCGATCGGTTCCCGTCACGTCATCGGCGCGGTCGGCGGACCGCGCGCGAGCGATCGGGCGGCGAGTGCGGCACCGCCGCGGGAAGCGGGCTCCGCGCAGGCCGGGACGAGTTCCCCGACCGGGCTATGAAAAATCCCACACAGCTACCGACCGGTTACGACGACTTGTAGTACGCATTTGTGTCGTTGCCTCCGTAAGCTTGAGGGATGGCAGGTCTTGGTGAACTCGAGAAAGCGGTTATGGACCAGTTGTGGTCGGCCGATGAACCGCAGACGGTCCGGCAGGTCCATGAAGCCCTCGCCGCGCGCCGCGAGCTCGCGTACACCACGGTGATGACCGTGCTGCAGCGACTGGCGAAGAAGGATCTGGTGGTCCAGCAACGCGACGACCGCGCGCATCGGTACGCACCGGTGCACACTCGCGACGAGCTCGTGGCGAGTCTGATGGTCGACGCGCTGCAGCAGGCCGACGAGGTCGGCTCCCGCCGGGCGGCCCTCGTGCACTTCGTCGAACAGGTCGGAAAGGACGAGGCTGCCGCACTCCGCGATGCACTCGCTAAGCTCGAAGCAACCGAGGCCGCGCGCAACCCGTCCGATGACGAGAACACCGCGTCCGACGACAACGGAGTCGCCCCGCCGCAGTAGCTGCGCGGCGTTCTCCGGCCGCCGCGATCTCGGGTCCTGGCCCCACAACGCAGTGAGCTGAGTATGAACGCAACAGCGCCGGTCTTCGCCGGTCTCGCCTTGCTTCTCGCGGGACCGGTCCCTGCGCTGCTCAGTCGAGCCACTTGGCCGTACCGAACACCGCGCGCGGCGCTGGTGTTGTGGCAGGCCGTCGCGCTCGCAGCGGTGCTGTCCGCCTTCGGATCCGGCCTCGCGATCGCGAGCCTGCTGCTGGTTCCCGGTCCCGACGGCCGCCCCACGACCTCGCCCACCAAGGAGATCGACGCGCTCGGGCTGGCGGTGTGGCTGATCTACGTGGTGGTTTTCGCCCTCACCCTGATGGTCGGCGCGCGATTGATCTACGCGGTGGTCCGCGTCGGCGTGCACACCCGTCGCCGTCGCGCCCGCCACCGCATGCTGGTCGATCTGCTCGATCAGGGCGACGACACACACGGCGATCTGATCGCGAGCTCCCCCCTCGCCGGTACCCGGGCCGCCGATATCCGCATCCTCGCCGCCGCGGAGCCGATCGCGTACTGCCTGCCCGGTCTGCGCCAGCGAGTGGTGCTCAGCCAGGGCACCTTCGCGAATCTGTCGCGGTCCGAGCTCACCGCGATCGTCAGCCACGAACGCTCCCATCTGCGAGCCCGCCACGATCTGGTGCTGGAGGCCTTCACCGCGGCACACGAGGCGTTCCCGCGCGTGGTCCGCAGCAAATCGGCGCTGGATTCGGTGAAACTGCTGATCGAGTTGCTCGCCGACGACTCCGCGGTGAAGATCACCGGCCCCACCCCGCTGGCGCGTGCGCTGGTCACCTGCTCGAATTCCACGGCGCCCCAGGGCGCCATGGCCGTCGGCGGACCCACGACCCTGATCCGGATTCAGCGCCTGACCGGGCCACTGGGTGATCTGCGCATCGCGAGCGCCGCCTATGCGACCGCCGCGGCGATTCTGGTGGTTCCCACCCTGGCCGTCGCCATCCCCTGGCTGGTCGAACTGAACCGGCTACTTCGTGCCTGAGCGCCCCGGCGGCGGAGCGGCCGGACCCGCCTTCGCGACGATGGGCCTGCCCGTCGAACTCGTACAGGCCCTGCGGCGCGAAGGACTCGAGACCACCTTCCCGATTCAGGCGGCGGCGATTCCGGACATCCTCGCCGGACGCGATGTGCTCGGGCGAGCCGTCACCGGCTCCGGAAAGACTCTCGCCTTCGGGCTGCCGATGCTCGTGCGGCTGCGGCGCGGCGCCTCCGCCCCCGGCCGGCCGCGGGGTCTGGTCCTCGCGCCGACTCGCGAACTCGCGCTGCAGATCGAGCGAACGCTCGACGAGGCCGCGGTGGCGCTGGGGTTGCGACTGGCCACGGCCGTAGGCGGGCTGCCGATCAAACGCCAGGCCGAGCGTCTCGGCCGTGGTGTGGACCTGCTGATCGCCACGCCGGGCCGGCTCGGCGATCTGCTCGATCGGGGTACGGTCGCCGTCGACGCGGTTCGCACGGTCGCGATCGACGAGGCCGACCATATGGCCGAACTCGGTTTCATCGATGACGTTCGCGCGATCCTCGATCTGCTGCCCGGCGACTGCCGGCATCTGCTGTTCTCCGCCACGCTCGACGAGGCCGTCGACGCCCTCGTCCGGGACTATCTCGACGATCCGGTTCGCCACGATGTCACCGAGGCGGAAAAGCCGGTCGCGCCGCCGGACCCGGCCACGGCGCCCGCCCCGCCGGACACGGATGCGGTCACCCATCACCTGCTGCGGGTGCGCCCCGCCGACAAGCGGGCGGTGGTCACCGAGATCGCGGCCCGATCCGGACGCACCCTGCTGTTCGTGCGCACTCAGTACGGCGCGGACAAGCTGGCGCGGCGACTGCGCGAATCCGGCATCGGCGCGGTAGCCCTGCACGGCGGGCTCACCCAGAACCAGCGAGTCCGCACACTCGCCGCGTTCTCCGCGGGCGCCGCACCGGTTCTGGTCGCCACCGATGTCGCCGCCCGCGGTATCCACGTCGACGACATCACGCTGGTGGTCCACGTCGATCCGGCCGCCGACGCGAAGGACTACCTGCACCGCTCCGGCCGTACCGGCCGCGCGGGCGCGGGCGGAACGGTCGTCACGATCGTCACCGGGACGGAGGAGGATACGACGGCCGTCCTCCGCGATGCCGCTGTCGCGCACCGGGTCTCCCGGGTGCGTCCCGGCGATCCGCACCTCACCGAGATGACCGGGGCGCGTCTCCCGACCGGGCGCCCGGTTTCCGATCCCGCTGCTCCCGCCGCCCCGCGGCCGCCTGCCGACACGCCCGGTAAACCCCGGCGCCATTCGGGCAGGCCGCCGCACCCGGCACGCCGCGGCAAGCGTCGAGCACACTGATCCGTGCACGGGCGGCCACTACGGCAGGCCCGGAAGATCGACGCCCGCGTTCGCATCGATCGCCGCGGCGCGGGAGCCGTCCTTCAGCTCCACCCCGGATCGGCCGAGCGCGCGGGCTCCCACGACCAGCCCCGCCACCACCGCGGCGGCCTGCCGGTATCCGAGGCCCGCGGGCGGATGGATATTGGAGACGCAGTTGCGCTCGGCGTCGGTGCGGCCGGGCCGCGGACGGTGCGTCAGATAGATGCCGAGGCTGGCCGCCACCGACAACCCGGGCCGTTCGCCGATCAGCACCAGCACCGTCCGCACACCCATGACCGCCCCGAGGTGATCGCCGATCGCCACTCGCGCCTGCGTCGCGATCACGGGTGCGGCGAGGGTCCATCGCGGCGATAGTTCGGCGACCAGGGCGGTGAGCAGATCCGGGCCGTGCTCGGCGAGCGCCTGCGGCGAAAGTCCGTCGGCCAGAACGAAACCCACATCCGCATCGCTGCCGGTGACCGCCGAGGTGTGCGTCGGCAGCCGCCCCAGATCGGGCCGGCGCAGATACTCCGCACGGTCGCGGGCGCGACTGGGCACATGGACCGGGACGCCCAGCCCCACCGCGCCGACCCGCACGGTCAACGCGTCCACATCCAGCGGGGCGTGGACCGCGTCGCGAGCGGCCGCGTGCGCGGCCCGGAATTCCAGCACCCGGGTGGTGGGCAGCGCGTCGCCGGTCCGGCCGAGCCCGATCCGGGCTCGCGTGGTGCGCCGCAGGTCCGCCCAGAACTCGTCGGGGTCCGGGCGCATCCCGGCCGGCGCGGTCATCGGGCGGCGCCCAGTTCACGCAGCGGCGAGGACAGCGGTTCCACGGCGGCGATACCGCCCGCCGCGTCGATCATGCCCAGCCGCGCCAGCCACTGCTCGAATTCCGGTGCGGGCGCGAGGCCGAGGACGCGGCGCGCGTAGAGGGCGTCGTGGAAGCTCAGGCTCTGATAGCCCAGCATGACGTCGTCGGCGCCCGGCACGGCGATGACGAAGGCCACCCCCGCCGCCGCGAGCAAGGTCAGCAGCGTGTCCATATCGTCCTGATCGGCCTCGGCATGGTTGGTGTAGCAGACGTCCACGCCCATCGGCAGGCCCAGCAGTTTGCCGCAGAAGTGGTCCTCGAGTCCCGCCCGGACGATCTGCTTGCCGTCGTAGAGATACTCCGGGCCGATGAATCCGACCACCGTATTGACCAGCAGTGGGTCGAGATCACGTGCGACCGCGTAGGCACGGGCTTCGAGGGTCTGCTGATCGACCGGCTTGTCACCGCTACCGCGGTGCGCCCCGGCCGACAGCGCCGAACCCTGACCGGTTTCCAGATACATGACGTTGTCGCCGACGGTGCCGCGGCCCAAGGACCGGCCGGCCGCGTTCGCCTCGCGCAGCAGGGCCAGATCCACGCCGAATCCCCGGTTGGCCGCCTCGGTGCCCGCGACCGACTGGAAGACCAGATCGACCGGTGCACCGGCCTCGATCAGCCCGAGGGTCGTGGTGACGTGCGCGAGGACGCAGGACTGGGCCGGAATGTCGTAGCGGGTCCGTACCTCGTCGAGCAATCGCAGCAGCTCACCGGCGGCGTGCGGCGAATCGGTCGCCGGATTGACCCCGATCACCGCGTCGCCGCAGCCGAGCAGCAACCCGTCCAGCACCGCCGCGGCAATCCCCCGTGGATCGTCGGTGGGATGGTTGGGCTGCAGCCGGGTGCTCAGCCGTCCCGGCAACCCGATCGTGGTGCGAAAGCCGGACCGCACCTCGACGGCACGGGCCACGCTGATCAGATCCTGATTCCGCATGATCTTGCTGACCGCCGCCACCATCTCCGGGGTCAGCCCGGGTGCGAGGGCACCCAGCACCTCGGCCGGCGCGCCGGGGCCGGTCCCGGCGGCGATCGCCAGCAGCCGGTCCCGCAACCCACCGACGCTCAGATGTGCGATGGGCCCGAAGGCCGCCCGATCGTGGCCGTCGAGGATCAGCCGGGTGACCTCATCGGTCTCGTAGGGCACCACCGGATCGTTCAGGAACGTGGTCAGCGGCACCTCGGCCAGCGCCCATTGCGCCGCGGCCCGTTCGGCGTCCGACGAGGCCGCGCAGCCGGCCAGTTCGTCACCGCTGCGCTGCGGCGTCGCCTTCGCCAGCAAGTCGACCGGTCCGTCGAAGGTGTAGGTGGTGCCGTGCAGAGTCTGGGTGTACCGCGTCATCGGCGTTCTCCTGGCGCATCCGCGTGCGTGCCCGCTGCGGCACAGCCTGTGCCGGCAGCCAGCGTACCGCTGCACGCGACGTGCGCCGATGTCCGTTATGTCCCAACGCGTTACGATCGGGTGACACGCCGATGATGCGCGGAGGTGCCGATGACCGAACGCAAACCGGCCGGCATGGGTTTCGAGTCCTGGATCGACAAACAGATCCGGGAGGCGAGCGAACGCGGTGAATTCGACAACCTGACCGGCGCCGGCAAGCCGCTGCCCGGAGTGGGCGAACCCTACGACGAGAACTGGTGGCTGCGGAACTACCTGCGACGCGAGGGTGTGGGTGGCGAGGCGCTGCTGCCCACCTCCCTGGTGCTGCGCAGAGATCTGGAGCGTCTGCCCGCCACCGTGGCGGACATGGATTCCGAGGCCGAGGTCCGCGCCTACGTCACCGAACTCAACTCCCGGATCGTGGAGTGGATCCGCAGACCGCACGGTCCGCAGGTCCGGATCGCTCCGGTGCGGGCCGACGACGTCGTATCCGACTGGCGTGCGGCCCGGCCCGGGCGGGGCACCCCGCAGCGCGCCGACAATCCTTCCGCGGCGGCCACTTCCGAACGGCGACGACTCGACGTGGAACGCCCGGTGTGGTGGCGGCGCCTGCTCCGGCTCGGCCGCCCGCGGCGCTAGTCGTCGGCGGGCGGGAAGCCGCCGGTGGCGATCGGACCCCAGCGCTCGATATCGATCCGGATCAGTGCCTTGCCCTGCTGCGCCATCGCCGCGCGGTACTCCTCCCAGTCCGGATGCTCCCCGGCGATGCAGCGGTAGTAGTCCACGAGCCCGTCGAGGGCCTCGGGCATGTCGAATACCTCTGCGCGCCCGTCGATCTGAACGTAGGGACCGTCCCATTCGTCCGACAGCAAGCAGATCGACACCTGGGGCCGGCGCCGGATGTTGCGGGTCTTGGCCCGGCTCGGATAGGTGGAGATCACGATCCGTCCGGCCGCGTCCACACCGCAGGTGACCGGTGACATCTGCGCGCTGCCGTCGGCCCGGGTGGTGACCAGTACCGCTCGATGACGCGGCCGGGCGAAGTCGAGCAGTTCCGTCCGGCCGACCTCGGTGGCGGTCGCGATACGTGGCATGGTCCGATCCTTTCGCCGCGGTCCTGTCGAGCCCACCCTCCCCCATGATCGATTCCCCTACAATGGCCGGAGTGCAGTTT
The genomic region above belongs to Nocardia spumae and contains:
- a CDS encoding FecCD family ABC transporter permease, which encodes MSAVLRLSALLTLAALAVAIVVLFAVDISVGDYHIALGRVVDVLTGGGTRSQRYVITQSRLPRAVTALVAGAALGIAGAITQSILHNPLASPDVLGITSGASFAAVAVLAGVGGTATGIIASLGVPLAALAGGLLTAAIIGVLALGRGGSGDTGLGGMRFILIGIGVNALLLAGINWLITRASLDDASRAQLWLTGSLNGADWPRTTAAVAGLVVVVVIAAGSARTLAALRFGSDTTRALGVRVQTQQMVLIGAAVMAAALATAAVGPLAFVGLAAPQIARRLLRTPGEPVIGSALTGAVIVIAADVAARTVVPVDLPVGLVTAAFGGPFLLLLLIRVNRKATL
- a CDS encoding M56 family metallopeptidase, whose translation is MNATAPVFAGLALLLAGPVPALLSRATWPYRTPRAALVLWQAVALAAVLSAFGSGLAIASLLLVPGPDGRPTTSPTKEIDALGLAVWLIYVVVFALTLMVGARLIYAVVRVGVHTRRRRARHRMLVDLLDQGDDTHGDLIASSPLAGTRAADIRILAAAEPIAYCLPGLRQRVVLSQGTFANLSRSELTAIVSHERSHLRARHDLVLEAFTAAHEAFPRVVRSKSALDSVKLLIELLADDSAVKITGPTPLARALVTCSNSTAPQGAMAVGGPTTLIRIQRLTGPLGDLRIASAAYATAAAILVVPTLAVAIPWLVELNRLLRA
- a CDS encoding BlaI/MecI/CopY family transcriptional regulator, producing the protein MAGLGELEKAVMDQLWSADEPQTVRQVHEALAARRELAYTTVMTVLQRLAKKDLVVQQRDDRAHRYAPVHTRDELVASLMVDALQQADEVGSRRAALVHFVEQVGKDEAAALRDALAKLEATEAARNPSDDENTASDDNGVAPPQ
- a CDS encoding J-domain-containing protein, whose translation is MTERKPAGMGFESWIDKQIREASERGEFDNLTGAGKPLPGVGEPYDENWWLRNYLRREGVGGEALLPTSLVLRRDLERLPATVADMDSEAEVRAYVTELNSRIVEWIRRPHGPQVRIAPVRADDVVSDWRAARPGRGTPQRADNPSAAATSERRRLDVERPVWWRRLLRLGRPRR
- a CDS encoding DEAD/DEAH box helicase, encoding MPERPGGGAAGPAFATMGLPVELVQALRREGLETTFPIQAAAIPDILAGRDVLGRAVTGSGKTLAFGLPMLVRLRRGASAPGRPRGLVLAPTRELALQIERTLDEAAVALGLRLATAVGGLPIKRQAERLGRGVDLLIATPGRLGDLLDRGTVAVDAVRTVAIDEADHMAELGFIDDVRAILDLLPGDCRHLLFSATLDEAVDALVRDYLDDPVRHDVTEAEKPVAPPDPATAPAPPDTDAVTHHLLRVRPADKRAVVTEIAARSGRTLLFVRTQYGADKLARRLRESGIGAVALHGGLTQNQRVRTLAAFSAGAAPVLVATDVAARGIHVDDITLVVHVDPAADAKDYLHRSGRTGRAGAGGTVVTIVTGTEEDTTAVLRDAAVAHRVSRVRPGDPHLTEMTGARLPTGRPVSDPAAPAAPRPPADTPGKPRRHSGRPPHPARRGKRRAH
- a CDS encoding PPOX class F420-dependent oxidoreductase → MPRIATATEVGRTELLDFARPRHRAVLVTTRADGSAQMSPVTCGVDAAGRIVISTYPSRAKTRNIRRRPQVSICLLSDEWDGPYVQIDGRAEVFDMPEALDGLVDYYRCIAGEHPDWEEYRAAMAQQGKALIRIDIERWGPIATGGFPPADD
- a CDS encoding ABC transporter ATP-binding protein, encoding MTTRTSDRITTDESTDRPAHRLAADGVTLGYGGRIIVDGLSVDIEPGLITTVIGPNGCGKSTLLRGLGRLLRPNAGRVLLDGKAIATMKTREVARIVGMLPQTPVAPEGLTVADLVARGRHPHQSWLRQWSGDDESEVAHALAQTGVSDLADRTLDELSGGQRQRAWISMALAQGTDILLLDEPTTYLDLAHSLEVLDLVDRLHDDLGRTVVMVLHDLNLAIRYSDRLIVMREGRIVAQGSPGDVIDADLLHTVFGLRAEVHTDPVSERPMIVPIGSRHVIGAVGGPRASDRAASAAPPREAGSAQAGTSSPTGL
- the eutC gene encoding ethanolamine ammonia-lyase subunit EutC produces the protein MTAPAGMRPDPDEFWADLRRTTRARIGLGRTGDALPTTRVLEFRAAHAAARDAVHAPLDVDALTVRVGAVGLGVPVHVPSRARDRAEYLRRPDLGRLPTHTSAVTGSDADVGFVLADGLSPQALAEHGPDLLTALVAELSPRWTLAAPVIATQARVAIGDHLGAVMGVRTVLVLIGERPGLSVAASLGIYLTHRPRPGRTDAERNCVSNIHPPAGLGYRQAAAVVAGLVVGARALGRSGVELKDGSRAAAIDANAGVDLPGLP
- a CDS encoding ethanolamine ammonia-lyase subunit EutB codes for the protein MTRYTQTLHGTTYTFDGPVDLLAKATPQRSGDELAGCAASSDAERAAAQWALAEVPLTTFLNDPVVPYETDEVTRLILDGHDRAAFGPIAHLSVGGLRDRLLAIAAGTGPGAPAEVLGALAPGLTPEMVAAVSKIMRNQDLISVARAVEVRSGFRTTIGLPGRLSTRLQPNHPTDDPRGIAAAVLDGLLLGCGDAVIGVNPATDSPHAAGELLRLLDEVRTRYDIPAQSCVLAHVTTTLGLIEAGAPVDLVFQSVAGTEAANRGFGVDLALLREANAAGRSLGRGTVGDNVMYLETGQGSALSAGAHRGSGDKPVDQQTLEARAYAVARDLDPLLVNTVVGFIGPEYLYDGKQIVRAGLEDHFCGKLLGLPMGVDVCYTNHAEADQDDMDTLLTLLAAAGVAFVIAVPGADDVMLGYQSLSFHDALYARRVLGLAPAPEFEQWLARLGMIDAAGGIAAVEPLSSPLRELGAAR